The Brachyspira aalborgi genome has a segment encoding these proteins:
- a CDS encoding glycosyltransferase yields the protein MKNSYGGGVIRLLHNDKKSDVQYMRNTGLKEATGKVIIFFDADTAISENFIENMVKPIINNKADTTLCKTYAVLEAFYDILPEKYSKSYVYFIKHCPRFMMKRFPVQFVPWILRWFNMMKKQKRLISVWRVPNRAHTTGIATKTEIARKSGGWKIKIGDGDDAQYSNDVCNESDKVLWVGKCILFISRRRVFPTDNGWITDIFFKPIKKFYKNKIRKNNDNDYTKNLR from the coding sequence ATGAAAAATTCATACGGGGGGGGGGTAATTCGACTCTTACATAACGATAAAAAATCAGATGTTCAATATATGAGAAATACGGGACTTAAAGAAGCTACAGGAAAAGTTATAATATTTTTTGATGCCGATACTGCAATATCAGAAAATTTTATAGAAAATATGGTTAAACCGATTATAAATAATAAAGCCGATACGACTTTATGCAAAACTTACGCCGTTCTTGAAGCTTTTTACGATATTCTTCCCGAAAAATATTCTAAAAGCTATGTTTATTTTATAAAACATTGTCCAAGATTTATGATGAAAAGATTTCCCGTTCAATTCGTTCCTTGGATTTTAAGATGGTTTAATATGATGAAAAAACAAAAAAGATTGATAAGCGTTTGGAGAGTTCCTAACCGAGCGCATACTACGGGAATAGCTACAAAAACAGAAATAGCGAGAAAGTCTGGAGGTTGGAAAATTAAAATAGGAGACGGAGATGACGCTCAATATTCTAACGATGTTTGTAATGAAAGCGATAAAGTTTTATGGGTTGGCAAATGCATTCTTTTTATTTCAAGAAGGAGAGTATTCCCAACAGATAACGGATGGATTACCGATATATTTTTTAAGCCGATAAAGAAATTTTATAAAAATAAAATACGAAAAAATAACGATAACGATTATACAAAAAATTTGCGTTAA
- a CDS encoding patatin-like phospholipase family protein yields MSKFGLSLAGGGGLGSYQIGVWKALREYEIDKRINALSGTSVGILNACLIAQNDYDIAEYIWKNEIENNILSKKKMSMKNNSISSNGIFTREGLLEIMDKYLDLDIISNCKFPIYAAAVNLKTIDVVYFKLNGKSHSEIKEIMMASSAIPIIFGRQKIEGINYVDGGVEILNGDNLPLKPLYDEGCTQIIAISMYKETVIEKNDKCKVYEIIPSKNLGDFRTGAMDFSLKGAKIRLEEGYKDTIKILKPIFKMGKMQAKSLFLNKKMYRDEIKNDINKKALKNELHKAIEDLNINKENFE; encoded by the coding sequence ATGTCAAAATTCGGCTTATCGCTTGCTGGAGGAGGCGGACTTGGAAGCTATCAAATTGGAGTTTGGAAAGCATTAAGAGAATACGAAATAGATAAAAGAATAAACGCATTATCGGGAACTTCGGTTGGAATTCTTAACGCTTGCTTAATCGCTCAAAACGATTACGATATAGCGGAATATATTTGGAAAAATGAAATTGAAAATAATATTCTCTCAAAGAAAAAAATGAGCATGAAAAATAATTCTATATCTTCAAATGGAATTTTTACTAGAGAAGGGCTTCTTGAAATAATGGATAAATATTTGGATTTGGATATAATATCAAATTGTAAATTTCCGATTTATGCGGCAGCGGTTAATTTAAAAACTATCGATGTAGTTTATTTTAAGTTAAACGGAAAAAGCCATTCTGAAATAAAAGAGATAATGATGGCGAGCAGCGCGATTCCAATTATATTTGGAAGACAAAAAATAGAAGGAATAAATTATGTCGATGGCGGAGTTGAAATTTTAAACGGAGACAATTTGCCGTTAAAACCTTTATATGATGAAGGATGCACTCAAATAATAGCGATAAGCATGTATAAAGAAACCGTTATAGAAAAAAACGATAAATGCAAAGTTTACGAAATTATACCGAGTAAAAATTTGGGAGATTTTAGAACGGGTGCTATGGATTTTTCGCTTAAAGGAGCTAAAATTAGACTTGAAGAAGGCTATAAAGATACGATTAAAATATTAAAACCTATTTTTAAAATGGGAAAAATGCAAGCCAAATCTTTATTTTTAAATAAAAAAATGTATAGAGACGAAATTAAAAATGATATAAATAAAAAAGCGCTTAAAAATGAATTGCATAAAGCTATAGAAGATTTAAATATAAATAAAGAAAATTTTGAATAA
- a CDS encoding SPOR domain-containing protein codes for MELNQNQNNTIEEEKEYSTNSIYGKKKTLYIVNFTPLRLSIFSACSILLILFIFILGFHLGSSKPNNSNSVANNDNVIDNSSQILMRTEELAGNRNFENSNNDILTLSENTQNDSYNDYNNSSIIRESLSSEDRYNEYTQSLASELDAIIKEKDNLSPNATYNPPQQFASIKPTTQAPVSSSSTITKKPYTPTSSADSVYFIQVAVGYDRDNTYSARDNLKSKFPKAFIKEEASSDGKTMYKLKVGRYDTREDAQKALAEIKKIPAYKDSYIYSDKKVS; via the coding sequence ATGGAACTAAATCAAAATCAAAACAACACGATAGAAGAAGAAAAAGAATATTCTACTAATTCTATTTACGGAAAGAAAAAAACTTTATATATAGTTAATTTTACTCCTTTAAGATTATCTATATTTTCGGCTTGCAGTATTTTGCTAATATTATTTATTTTTATTTTGGGTTTTCATTTAGGTTCTTCAAAACCTAATAATTCAAATAGTGTGGCAAATAATGACAATGTTATTGATAATTCTTCACAAATACTTATGCGAACTGAAGAATTGGCAGGCAATAGAAATTTTGAAAATTCAAATAACGATATTTTAACTTTGTCGGAAAATACTCAAAACGATAGTTATAACGATTATAATAATTCTAGCATAATAAGAGAAAGTTTGTCTTCGGAAGATAGATATAACGAATATACTCAAAGTTTGGCTTCAGAGTTGGACGCTATAATAAAAGAAAAAGATAATTTATCTCCAAATGCTACTTATAATCCTCCTCAACAATTTGCAAGTATAAAGCCTACTACACAAGCTCCCGTTAGTTCAAGTTCTACAATTACGAAAAAACCTTATACTCCGACTTCTTCTGCGGATTCGGTTTATTTTATACAAGTCGCCGTAGGTTATGATAGAGATAATACTTATTCTGCAAGAGATAATTTGAAATCGAAATTCCCTAAAGCGTTTATAAAAGAAGAGGCTTCTTCGGATGGAAAAACTATGTATAAATTAAAAGTTGGAAGATACGATACGAGAGAAGATGCCCAAAAAGCGCTTGCGGAAATTAAGAAAATTCCTGCTTATAAGGATAGTTATATTTATTCAGACAAAAAAGTAAGTTGA
- a CDS encoding tetratricopeptide repeat protein, protein MSICISFASLGQTSNNNFQNALNFYNNRNYENSIAILEAMNIKPSDIEAYILLIDNYIKLKNYSMAETLIKDAENYHSKDFRILERKLNVELLNNRNSEARNTIKLIKALDSKNYFANYGEGVLNERIGYYKTAMTLYERAIIIDKSRAEAPVSLAYLQLANGNSNYAFNLLNNNINNNPRMAESYYHLANYYYLNKNYNNALSEISNAFYYYTNYNEAKILQASIFLSMKRYNESIGILEYIPDSEFKNNSKYYYIGNVYEEAKNYPNAKNSYINYLRVKPEDELGRLAYERVLLNTNPKPDYERNRAALYYGNMASYYTRLADNVRAQAYLKHMLKLNPANTYARLMLSDVYRRMGLEERALEELEIAKNVNPNDKSIVYKYDSYKRKLDKNIPSKSWGIENQYNLEKSGYTIAITDTINAQKDSPMFFNTALYQTLSYVLPQYGKFKVLDIHTNYYSERDLYLELNSRKVDYYLRGSTFENNIDNFTVMLDLVDVKNERVVTNFTITTKGKDRIMNAAVMTGKVIDNAIPFYCKVIKIHNDNIYINAGKLQGLTNNMNLIIYNTSSASVDLSNRNADMSIGMVKIITADENVSLTKLIDGRVLSKVNINQIVIPYITNTAANSIQAQN, encoded by the coding sequence ATTTCTATTTGCATAAGTTTTGCATCTCTTGGACAAACTTCTAATAATAATTTTCAAAACGCTTTGAATTTTTATAATAACAGAAATTACGAAAATTCTATAGCGATTTTGGAAGCTATGAATATTAAGCCAAGCGATATAGAAGCTTATATTCTTTTAATAGATAATTATATTAAATTAAAAAATTATTCTATGGCGGAAACTCTGATTAAAGACGCTGAAAATTATCATTCAAAAGATTTTAGAATTCTTGAAAGAAAACTTAATGTTGAGCTTTTAAATAATAGAAACTCCGAAGCAAGAAACACGATTAAATTGATAAAAGCGTTAGACAGTAAAAATTATTTTGCAAATTACGGCGAAGGAGTATTAAACGAAAGAATTGGCTATTATAAAACCGCAATGACTTTATACGAAAGAGCTATTATTATAGATAAAAGCAGAGCGGAAGCGCCCGTTTCATTGGCATATTTGCAACTTGCAAACGGAAATAGCAATTACGCTTTTAATTTGTTAAATAATAATATAAATAATAATCCAAGAATGGCGGAATCCTACTATCATTTGGCTAATTATTATTATTTGAATAAAAATTATAATAACGCTTTAAGCGAGATTAGTAACGCATTTTATTATTATACAAATTATAACGAAGCTAAAATACTTCAAGCGAGCATATTTTTATCTATGAAGAGATATAACGAATCTATAGGAATTTTGGAATATATTCCCGATTCTGAATTTAAAAATAATAGCAAATATTATTATATTGGCAATGTTTATGAAGAAGCTAAAAATTATCCAAACGCTAAAAATTCTTATATAAATTATTTAAGAGTTAAACCCGAAGACGAACTTGGAAGGCTTGCTTATGAAAGAGTTTTACTTAATACGAATCCTAAACCCGATTATGAAAGAAATAGAGCGGCTTTATATTATGGAAATATGGCATCTTATTATACAAGACTTGCCGATAATGTGAGAGCGCAGGCATATTTAAAACATATGTTAAAATTAAATCCTGCAAATACTTACGCGAGATTGATGCTTTCAGATGTTTATAGAAGAATGGGATTAGAAGAGAGAGCTTTAGAAGAATTGGAAATTGCTAAAAATGTTAATCCAAATGATAAATCAATCGTTTATAAATATGATAGCTATAAAAGAAAATTAGATAAAAATATTCCGTCAAAAAGTTGGGGAATAGAAAATCAATATAATTTGGAAAAATCGGGCTATACTATCGCTATAACCGACACAATAAACGCTCAAAAAGATAGTCCAATGTTTTTTAATACGGCATTATATCAAACTTTATCTTATGTTTTGCCTCAATATGGAAAATTTAAAGTTTTGGATATTCATACAAATTATTATTCTGAAAGAGATTTATATTTAGAATTAAACTCAAGAAAAGTAGATTATTATTTAAGAGGCTCTACTTTTGAAAATAATATAGATAATTTTACCGTTATGCTCGATTTAGTCGATGTAAAAAACGAAAGAGTTGTTACTAACTTTACTATTACAACTAAAGGCAAAGATAGAATAATGAACGCTGCTGTTATGACGGGAAAAGTTATAGATAATGCTATTCCTTTTTACTGCAAAGTTATTAAGATTCATAACGATAATATTTATATAAATGCGGGGAAATTGCAAGGCTTAACAAATAATATGAATTTGATTATTTATAATACTTCTTCGGCTTCTGTAGATTTGTCAAATAGAAATGCCGATATGTCAATAGGAATGGTAAAAATTATAACCGCGGATGAAAATGTTTCTTTAACAAAACTTATTGACGGAAGAGTTTTAAGCAAAGTTAATATTAATCAAATAGTTATTCCTTATATTACAAATACCGCAGCTAATTCTATTCAGGCTCAAAATTAA
- the coaE gene encoding dephospho-CoA kinase (Dephospho-CoA kinase (CoaE) performs the final step in coenzyme A biosynthesis.): MKNVIGIFGLICSGKSSFSKLLAKELNALYIDADIIGHEALNDKIKKEELIKEFSSDILDNNGNIDRKKLGKIVFGNSKKLRKLESINYPYIEDKVYKLINSTDKDVIIEAALIMRSEIYKMCDSLIYVNSKTSDIIKRMQKSRNISEKEARKILKMQIDVKNKKFNADIIINNMRDYNHLIIVSKKLGRHYGTKSKSKQHDRRRKRIFY, encoded by the coding sequence ATGAAAAATGTTATAGGAATATTCGGACTTATTTGTTCGGGCAAAAGTTCTTTTTCAAAATTGCTTGCAAAAGAATTGAACGCTTTATACATTGACGCCGATATTATAGGACATGAAGCCTTAAACGATAAAATCAAAAAAGAAGAATTAATAAAAGAGTTTTCAAGCGATATACTTGACAATAACGGAAATATAGACAGAAAAAAACTAGGTAAAATAGTTTTTGGAAATTCAAAGAAATTAAGAAAATTAGAAAGTATAAATTATCCTTATATAGAAGATAAAGTTTATAAATTAATAAATTCAACGGATAAGGATGTCATTATTGAAGCGGCGTTAATTATGAGAAGCGAAATATATAAAATGTGCGATAGTTTAATATATGTTAATTCAAAAACTTCGGATATTATAAAGAGAATGCAAAAGAGTAGAAATATATCCGAAAAAGAGGCAAGAAAAATTCTAAAAATGCAAATCGATGTAAAAAATAAGAAGTTCAATGCCGATATTATAATAAACAATATGAGAGATTATAATCATTTAATTATAGTCTCAAAAAAATTAGGAAGGCATTATGGAACTAAATCAAAATCAAAACAACACGATAGAAGAAGAAAAAGAATATTCTACTAA
- a CDS encoding glycosyltransferase family 2 protein, whose translation MNYDVSLVITTYNEEKYLPILLGSINNQKTDLKMEIIIIDDSSTDETLNIIKQYEKFIRGGGNSTLT comes from the coding sequence ATGAATTACGATGTTAGTTTAGTTATAACGACTTACAACGAAGAAAAATATTTACCAATTCTACTTGGTTCAATTAATAATCAAAAAACCGATTTGAAAATGGAAATAATTATTATAGACGATTCTTCTACAGACGAAACTTTGAATATTATAAAACAATATGAAAAATTCATACGGGGGGGGGGTAATTCGACTCTTACATAA
- the ftsZ gene encoding cell division protein FtsZ yields the protein MDSKYRIELADNSKMNSNINSFNVSLGTVIKVIGVGNGGCNAVNRMIEEKLNGVDFVAMNTDKQALSRSNAETKIVLGERVTQGLGAGTDPEKGAEAAKEDVAKIEEIINGANLVFIASSFGGGTGTGASPVVAEIAKKCGALTIGVVTKPFKYEGKLKMNRAEAGIEKMFSVVDSLIIIPNENLYDMVDAENYGYTEAFSIIDDILRQGVQGISDIITQTGFGVNVDFADVRTMIALSNGRAHLGIGIGKGENRIEKAISNAFENPLLDVSSIKNSRGVLANIVAPKDFGLKEYGEAAEKINSYAHEEANIKIGTCIDESLNDEIRVTIVATGFEDNSNENKNTENKDLESDKNDIKDNNIKNDLNTNNIIENNENNNSNETIIDNSKEIDLKDKEENINKVSFESVNFANKFKNQSLNNYNINNAENNNEEEDFDKEEESIEKSEYTPFNKNIVNNQISKSANSIIDRNEEFYSRTIATEVAEADIDIKENEVKKEKPIFDIMSDEGMKIHNDLGAKSYIFGADTNSSADYDEDTPAYLRRQIVARNIRK from the coding sequence ATGGATTCTAAATATAGAATAGAATTAGCTGATAATTCAAAAATGAACTCAAATATAAATTCTTTTAATGTTTCTTTAGGCACTGTTATAAAAGTTATAGGAGTTGGAAACGGAGGATGCAATGCCGTTAATAGAATGATAGAAGAAAAACTTAACGGCGTAGATTTTGTGGCTATGAATACCGACAAACAGGCGCTTTCAAGGTCCAATGCAGAAACCAAAATAGTTTTAGGAGAAAGAGTGACGCAAGGATTGGGAGCGGGAACGGACCCAGAAAAAGGAGCTGAAGCCGCTAAAGAGGATGTTGCAAAAATTGAAGAGATAATTAACGGAGCGAATTTAGTTTTTATTGCAAGCAGTTTTGGAGGAGGCACGGGAACGGGAGCGAGTCCTGTAGTCGCGGAAATTGCAAAAAAATGCGGAGCTTTAACGATAGGCGTTGTCACTAAACCTTTTAAATACGAAGGAAAATTAAAAATGAATAGAGCCGAAGCGGGAATAGAAAAAATGTTTTCCGTTGTAGATTCTCTTATAATAATACCAAATGAAAATCTTTACGATATGGTTGACGCTGAAAATTACGGATACACGGAAGCGTTTTCAATTATAGACGATATATTAAGACAAGGCGTGCAAGGAATTTCCGATATAATTACTCAAACAGGTTTTGGAGTAAATGTAGATTTTGCCGATGTTCGCACTATGATAGCTTTATCTAACGGAAGAGCGCATTTAGGAATAGGAATAGGAAAAGGCGAAAATAGAATAGAAAAAGCAATATCAAACGCTTTTGAAAATCCTTTATTGGATGTTTCAAGTATAAAAAATTCGAGAGGCGTTTTGGCAAATATAGTAGCTCCAAAAGATTTTGGACTTAAAGAATACGGAGAAGCCGCTGAAAAAATAAATAGCTACGCTCATGAAGAAGCAAATATAAAAATAGGAACTTGTATAGACGAAAGTTTAAATGACGAGATAAGAGTGACGATTGTGGCTACGGGATTTGAAGATAATTCTAACGAAAATAAAAATACGGAAAATAAAGATTTAGAATCCGATAAAAACGATATTAAAGATAATAATATAAAAAATGATTTAAATACAAATAACATTATAGAAAATAACGAAAATAATAATTCAAACGAAACTATAATCGATAATTCTAAAGAAATTGATTTAAAAGATAAAGAAGAAAATATTAATAAAGTTTCTTTTGAAAGCGTAAATTTTGCAAATAAATTTAAAAATCAATCTCTTAATAATTATAATATTAATAATGCGGAAAATAATAATGAAGAAGAAGATTTTGATAAAGAAGAAGAATCGATTGAAAAATCGGAATATACGCCGTTTAATAAAAATATAGTTAATAATCAAATAAGCAAAAGCGCTAATTCTATAATCGACAGAAACGAAGAATTTTATTCTAGAACTATAGCTACCGAAGTTGCCGAAGCCGATATTGATATTAAAGAGAATGAAGTTAAAAAAGAAAAACCTATATTCGATATTATGTCGGATGAAGGAATGAAAATCCATAACGATTTGGGAGCTAAAAGTTATATATTCGGAGCGGATACAAATTCGTCTGCAGATTATGACGAAGATACTCCCGCATATTTGAGAAGACAGATAGTAGCAAGAAATATAAGAAAATAA